In Salinigranum marinum, one DNA window encodes the following:
- a CDS encoding DUF5830 family protein — MTERSDRVELALDLLAHLETDELPLADVVDRIETVTTDPSLTREILDRAEMRGIIDREGARVRTRRGGTFVRFDSQVVVREGEFECRRCGAGLSTGHFVRFDAGELGPFGSSCVRKVLGRD; from the coding sequence GTGACCGAGCGCTCCGACCGGGTCGAACTCGCGCTCGACCTGCTCGCCCACCTCGAAACCGACGAACTTCCCCTCGCGGACGTCGTCGACCGCATCGAGACGGTCACGACCGACCCCTCGCTCACTCGCGAGATCCTCGACAGGGCGGAGATGAGAGGCATCATCGACCGCGAGGGAGCGCGCGTCCGGACGCGACGCGGCGGCACGTTCGTCCGCTTCGACAGCCAGGTCGTCGTCAGAGAGGGAGAGTTCGAGTGTCGTCGCTGCGGGGCCGGGCTGTCGACCGGCCACTTCGTCCGGTTCGACGCGGGCGAACTCGGGCCGTTCGGCTCCTCGTGTGTGCGGAAGGTACTCGGCCGCGACTGA
- a CDS encoding DUF7385 family protein, with protein sequence MEDFDEMLASLTVQETAGGIRRYRNTVSITCPACGESFDDLVVCEDEYNSLELSMPLDLCTTSHDGQVVLFTHKP encoded by the coding sequence ATGGAAGACTTCGACGAGATGCTCGCGTCGCTGACGGTCCAAGAGACCGCCGGCGGCATCCGACGGTACCGGAACACGGTCAGCATCACCTGCCCGGCGTGCGGGGAGTCGTTCGACGACCTCGTGGTCTGTGAGGACGAGTACAACAGTCTCGAACTCAGTATGCCGCTGGATCTCTGTACGACGAGCCACGACGGGCAGGTCGTCCTGTTCACGCACAAGCCCTGA
- a CDS encoding ABC transporter permease, which translates to MSRDGPSWRAPSGPDRPEDAPGATLVDRFPVLALAARNLTRTKTRSVLAALGIAIGVIAIASLGMFGSAFQRSQMENIGQIGNDVAVAPGEDLGRDNFTETQLREIQRAAGGTELVAVKRDSREVTFRGETQNRTVYGLADPNSLYDVRQGFIPDQWRDGAVVGSQLAADEGIRAGEALTVDGQTFRVVAVLDETGQAVIVNPDNAVLLPPDRFDENTYAQVVVLSESTAEANRTAMDIRTAMNGRQQRVQIFEFGQLADQINQLFFQLNLFLVGIGAVSLVVAGTSILNVMLMSTVERREEIGVLRAVGFEKRAVLRILLTEAGILGLAGGTVGVVVSFLIGAGVNSLFLGDPLAFDTLSVFYLAAGFAFGVGSSLLSGAYPAWKAATLDPVQALRGS; encoded by the coding sequence ATGTCTCGTGACGGCCCGTCGTGGCGCGCTCCGTCGGGGCCGGACCGCCCCGAGGACGCGCCGGGCGCGACGCTCGTGGACCGCTTTCCCGTCCTCGCGCTGGCCGCACGCAACCTCACGCGGACGAAGACGCGCTCGGTGCTCGCGGCGCTCGGGATCGCCATTGGCGTCATCGCCATCGCCTCGCTCGGGATGTTCGGCTCCGCGTTCCAGCGCTCGCAGATGGAGAACATCGGACAGATCGGCAACGACGTGGCGGTCGCCCCCGGCGAGGACCTGGGGCGGGACAACTTCACCGAGACGCAGTTGCGCGAGATCCAACGAGCGGCGGGCGGGACCGAACTCGTCGCGGTCAAACGCGACAGCCGGGAGGTGACCTTCCGCGGGGAGACCCAGAACCGAACGGTGTACGGCCTCGCCGATCCGAACTCCCTGTACGATGTCCGGCAGGGGTTCATCCCGGACCAGTGGCGCGACGGGGCTGTCGTCGGGAGTCAACTCGCGGCCGACGAGGGGATCCGCGCCGGTGAAGCACTGACGGTCGACGGGCAGACGTTCCGCGTCGTGGCGGTGCTCGACGAGACGGGCCAGGCCGTCATCGTCAACCCGGACAACGCGGTGCTTTTGCCGCCGGACCGGTTCGACGAGAACACGTACGCGCAGGTGGTCGTGCTGTCTGAGTCGACCGCCGAGGCCAATCGGACGGCGATGGACATCCGAACGGCGATGAACGGCCGGCAACAGCGCGTCCAGATCTTCGAGTTCGGCCAACTCGCCGACCAGATCAACCAGCTGTTCTTCCAGCTCAACCTCTTCCTCGTGGGGATCGGCGCGGTCTCGCTCGTCGTCGCCGGCACGAGCATCCTCAACGTGATGCTCATGTCGACCGTCGAACGCCGCGAGGAGATCGGCGTGCTCAGGGCAGTCGGGTTCGAGAAGCGCGCCGTCCTCCGCATCCTGCTGACGGAGGCAGGCATCCTCGGCCTCGCCGGCGGGACCGTCGGCGTCGTCGTGAGCTTCCTCATCGGTGCCGGCGTCAACAGCCTCTTTCTCGGCGACCCGCTGGCGTTCGACACGCTCAGCGTCTTCTACCTCGCCGCCGGCTTCGCCTTCGGCGTCGGCTCCAGCCTCCTGAGCGGGGCGTACCCCGCGTGGAAGGCCGCGACGCTCGACCCCGTGCAGGCGTTGCGGGGGAGCTGA
- a CDS encoding TVP38/TMEM64 family protein has translation MPRSRLLVGGGVLAVVVAAALVAPRATLARLAWLAADPLRFGVALLIVALLRPLVAWPTTLLAVAAGYGYGVLGLPYALALITLTSVPPFVVARHLGRESWVAGAGERVVSEAGGLRSVVGSRLLPAPSDVVSAAAGVSGVSLPTFVVGTTVGELPWALAGVLAGTSLDSLADASLGTVDLRVVVAAGLAAALLLAGPVYRAFFRRADEPIPGVDAE, from the coding sequence ATGCCACGGTCGCGCCTGTTGGTCGGGGGCGGGGTCCTCGCCGTCGTCGTCGCGGCGGCGCTCGTCGCGCCGCGGGCGACGCTCGCCCGGCTGGCGTGGCTCGCCGCCGACCCGCTCCGGTTCGGCGTGGCCCTGTTGATAGTGGCGCTCCTCCGCCCGCTCGTCGCCTGGCCCACGACGCTCCTGGCCGTCGCCGCCGGCTACGGCTACGGCGTCCTGGGGCTACCGTACGCGCTCGCGCTCATCACGCTGACGAGCGTCCCGCCGTTCGTCGTCGCCCGCCACCTCGGCCGCGAGTCGTGGGTCGCCGGCGCGGGCGAGCGCGTCGTGAGCGAGGCCGGCGGGCTCCGGAGCGTGGTCGGCTCGCGGCTCCTCCCTGCACCGTCGGACGTCGTCTCGGCCGCCGCGGGCGTCTCCGGAGTGTCGCTGCCGACGTTCGTCGTCGGCACGACCGTCGGGGAACTGCCGTGGGCCCTCGCCGGCGTGCTCGCCGGCACGTCGCTCGACTCCCTCGCCGACGCGTCGCTCGGGACGGTCGACCTCCGGGTTGTCGTCGCCGCCGGCCTCGCCGCGGCGCTCCTCCTCGCAGGTCCGGTGTACCGCGCGTTCTTCCGGCGGGCGGACGAGCCGATTCCCGGCGTCGACGCCGAGTGA
- a CDS encoding DUF7115 domain-containing protein translates to MTRPDIVQSALGDEGVAARVDLGDDALFVTPTRTILYHADKLLSDESVEEYPHGAERITVSPGRRKSTVTLDYGLDGERTMTVPSKTVDRALHPVLAGTLNAVGVTDPGETIKETFRFSELTLVITSDRLVKHIGNAVWDEEFEEFHYDDVTDLAFEEGSVATTVVLTLAGRQERFKAPNERAREVRERLTEVVLAHHGVDSVAELRERFAPDADAADEPRSSTVSFGDGPTPLSVNPGELAEQPANATRNDEDADTDEREREAVDAAPTPSAGGDTDGEPLTADAANATGATAPSETTPDEGEAAERAGTTAAEPTDGETDGSTRTAESAGESEADRDDDERTSGLDTIETGDLLGPQDDGESRSSADPGARDDELAALAAEVEALRESVEAQNERIARQEELIERLIVELRNRL, encoded by the coding sequence ATGACACGCCCGGACATCGTCCAGTCGGCGCTCGGCGATGAAGGGGTCGCCGCCCGCGTCGATCTCGGCGACGACGCCCTGTTCGTCACGCCGACGCGGACGATCCTCTACCACGCCGACAAACTCCTCTCCGACGAGTCGGTCGAGGAGTACCCCCACGGTGCCGAGCGGATCACCGTCTCGCCGGGGCGTCGCAAGTCCACGGTGACGCTGGACTACGGGCTCGACGGCGAACGGACCATGACGGTCCCCTCGAAGACGGTCGACAGGGCGCTGCACCCGGTGCTCGCGGGAACGCTCAACGCCGTGGGCGTCACGGACCCCGGCGAGACGATCAAGGAGACGTTCCGCTTCTCGGAACTCACGCTCGTCATCACGAGCGACCGCCTCGTGAAACACATCGGCAACGCGGTGTGGGACGAGGAGTTCGAGGAGTTCCACTACGACGACGTCACCGACCTCGCGTTCGAGGAGGGAAGCGTCGCCACGACGGTCGTCCTCACGCTCGCCGGGCGGCAAGAGCGGTTCAAAGCGCCGAACGAGCGGGCACGGGAGGTCCGCGAGCGCCTGACCGAGGTCGTCCTCGCCCACCACGGCGTCGACAGCGTCGCCGAACTCCGCGAACGGTTCGCGCCCGACGCCGACGCCGCGGACGAACCCCGCTCGTCGACGGTGTCGTTCGGCGACGGGCCGACGCCGCTGTCGGTCAACCCCGGTGAACTCGCCGAACAGCCGGCGAACGCGACCAGGAACGACGAAGACGCCGATACCGACGAACGCGAGCGCGAGGCGGTCGACGCGGCCCCCACGCCGTCGGCCGGAGGTGACACCGACGGGGAGCCACTGACCGCCGACGCGGCCAACGCCACCGGCGCGACCGCACCGTCCGAGACGACCCCTGACGAGGGGGAGGCCGCCGAAAGGGCGGGCACGACGGCGGCGGAGCCGACGGACGGGGAGACCGACGGATCGACCCGGACCGCCGAGTCGGCGGGAGAGTCGGAAGCGGATCGGGACGACGACGAGCGGACCAGCGGGCTCGACACCATCGAGACCGGCGACCTGCTCGGTCCACAGGACGATGGCGAGAGCCGGTCGAGCGCCGATCCGGGGGCGCGAGACGACGAACTCGCGGCGCTGGCCGCCGAGGTCGAGGCGCTCCGCGAGAGCGTCGAGGCGCAGAACGAGCGCATCGCCCGGCAGGAGGAGCTTATCGAACGGCTCATCGTCGAACTCCGCAATCGCCTCTGA
- a CDS encoding ABC transporter ATP-binding protein: protein MLLEARDVSRRYDVGAEVVTALDDVDFTVERGEFVAVVGPSGSGKSTLLNVLGLLDTPSEGTVLVDGVDSGELSDTERTALRRETIGFIFQSFYLIPTLTARENVALPRLFVGSAAERNRRAVDLLTRFGLGDRTEHRPPQLSGGQQQRVAIARSLINEPGVLLADEPTGNLDQSTGTQILGEFEAITEEGVSVVAVTHDRLVTDHADRVVELVDGRLGASSRETQHVS from the coding sequence GTGCTGCTTGAGGCCCGCGACGTCAGCCGGCGGTACGACGTCGGCGCGGAGGTGGTGACCGCGCTCGACGACGTGGACTTCACCGTCGAGCGCGGGGAGTTCGTCGCCGTCGTCGGCCCCTCGGGGTCGGGCAAGTCGACGCTGTTGAACGTGCTCGGCCTCCTCGACACGCCGAGCGAGGGGACCGTGCTCGTCGACGGCGTCGACTCCGGGGAGCTGTCGGACACCGAGCGGACGGCGCTCCGGCGTGAGACGATCGGGTTCATCTTCCAGAGTTTCTACCTCATTCCCACGCTGACGGCCCGGGAGAACGTCGCCCTGCCCCGGCTGTTCGTCGGGTCGGCCGCCGAGCGCAACCGGCGCGCGGTCGACCTGCTGACGCGGTTCGGCCTCGGCGACCGCACGGAGCACCGCCCGCCACAGCTCAGCGGCGGCCAGCAACAGCGCGTCGCAATCGCCCGGTCACTGATCAACGAGCCGGGTGTGTTGCTGGCCGACGAACCGACGGGCAACCTCGACCAGTCGACGGGCACGCAGATCCTCGGCGAGTTCGAGGCCATCACGGAGGAGGGCGTCAGCGTCGTCGCCGTCACCCACGACCGACTCGTGACCGACCACGCCGACCGCGTCGTCGAACTGGTCGACGGTCGACTCGGCGCGTCCTCCCGGGAGACACAGCATGTCTCGTGA
- a CDS encoding M48 family metallopeptidase — protein sequence MLIGYLSDRFGTTLAYSAVQTVTGVAFVCSLPLALALVGLARGVAWAAGRSVRRTDTPFAQLRRVISDSVGAFLFVLVVALFAHSRRREFAADDRAARVTGKPLALASGLRQLNVATDRWLLSSLTVRGTDDHPLTRPLSTHPPTEERLDRLVRRANRRR from the coding sequence GTGCTGATCGGCTACCTGAGCGACCGGTTCGGGACGACCCTCGCGTACAGCGCCGTCCAGACGGTGACGGGCGTGGCGTTCGTCTGCTCGCTCCCGCTTGCACTCGCGCTCGTCGGCCTCGCTCGCGGCGTCGCGTGGGCGGCTGGGCGGTCGGTCCGCCGGACGGATACTCCGTTCGCCCAACTCCGCCGGGTGATCTCCGACAGCGTCGGCGCCTTCCTCTTCGTCCTGGTCGTGGCGCTGTTCGCGCACTCCCGGCGGCGCGAATTCGCGGCCGACGACCGCGCCGCGCGGGTCACCGGTAAACCGCTCGCGCTCGCCAGCGGGCTCCGGCAACTGAACGTCGCAACCGACCGGTGGCTCCTCTCCTCGCTGACGGTCCGGGGAACCGACGACCACCCGCTCACCCGACCGCTCTCGACGCATCCGCCGACCGAAGAGCGGCTCGACCGGCTCGTCCGTCGGGCGAACCGCCGCCGATAA
- the gpmI gene encoding 2,3-bisphosphoglycerate-independent phosphoglycerate mutase: MQAALVILDGWGLGDHDRRDAVKAADTPNFDRFADHGAYSTLDVSGRRVGLPEGQMGNSEVGHLNIGAGRVVKQAYTRIEDAIAEGSFAENPAISSAFDHAAEHDSRVHFMGLVSDGGVHSEQGHLHALVDIAADRGVEAVTHAFMDGRDTDPHGGRHYLADLEAHAADRGTGDVATVSGRYYAMDRDRNWERTKRAYDAIVDREAEFSATTAVEAVEASYDRGDTDEFVEPTLVEGGPALEDGDAVVFFNFRPDRARQLVRLLGDVDPEWPFDTSPPEIELVTLTEYDQTFDFPVAFPPNEPEDTLGEVLSHAGKTQLRLAESEKYAHVTYFLNGGREVEFDGETRRIIQSPDVPTYDHQPEMSAETVTDTAIEIVDADDPDVLVLNYANPDMVGHTGDFDAAVTAVEAVDAQLGRLVAAVEAAGGHVLVTADHGNADDMGTPDKPHTAHTTNPVPIVYLAPDGSAGGRSLRAGGSLCDLAPTLLELVGVDQPAAMTGESLLE, from the coding sequence ATGCAGGCAGCGCTCGTCATCCTCGACGGTTGGGGGCTCGGTGACCACGACCGACGCGACGCGGTCAAGGCGGCCGACACGCCCAACTTCGACCGGTTCGCCGACCACGGCGCGTACAGCACGCTCGACGTCTCCGGCAGGCGGGTCGGCCTCCCCGAGGGGCAGATGGGCAACAGCGAGGTCGGCCACCTCAACATCGGAGCCGGCAGGGTTGTCAAACAGGCGTACACCCGCATCGAGGACGCCATCGCCGAGGGCTCGTTCGCCGAGAACCCCGCGATCAGTTCGGCGTTCGACCACGCCGCCGAACACGACAGCAGGGTCCACTTCATGGGGCTCGTCTCCGACGGCGGCGTCCACTCCGAACAGGGCCACCTCCACGCGCTCGTCGACATCGCGGCCGACAGAGGGGTCGAGGCCGTCACCCACGCGTTCATGGACGGACGCGACACCGACCCTCACGGTGGCCGGCACTACCTCGCCGACCTTGAAGCGCACGCCGCCGACCGCGGGACGGGCGACGTCGCCACCGTCTCGGGCCGCTACTACGCGATGGACCGCGATCGGAACTGGGAGCGGACGAAACGCGCGTACGACGCGATCGTCGACCGCGAGGCGGAGTTTTCGGCCACGACGGCGGTCGAGGCTGTCGAGGCGTCGTACGACCGCGGCGACACCGACGAGTTCGTCGAGCCCACGCTCGTCGAGGGCGGGCCCGCGCTCGAAGACGGCGACGCGGTCGTCTTCTTCAACTTCCGGCCGGACCGCGCCCGCCAGCTCGTCCGACTGCTCGGCGACGTCGACCCCGAGTGGCCGTTCGATACCTCGCCGCCGGAGATCGAACTCGTGACGCTGACCGAGTACGACCAGACGTTCGACTTCCCCGTCGCCTTCCCGCCGAACGAGCCCGAGGACACGCTCGGCGAGGTTCTCTCTCACGCTGGTAAGACCCAGCTCCGCCTCGCCGAGTCCGAGAAGTACGCTCACGTCACCTACTTCCTCAACGGCGGCCGCGAGGTCGAGTTCGACGGCGAGACCCGGCGGATCATCCAGTCGCCAGACGTGCCGACGTACGATCACCAGCCCGAGATGAGCGCCGAGACGGTCACGGACACCGCGATCGAGATCGTCGACGCCGACGATCCGGACGTGCTCGTGCTCAACTACGCCAACCCCGACATGGTGGGACACACCGGCGACTTCGACGCCGCGGTCACCGCGGTCGAGGCCGTCGATGCGCAACTCGGACGGCTCGTCGCCGCGGTCGAGGCGGCGGGCGGCCACGTCCTCGTCACCGCCGACCACGGCAACGCCGACGACATGGGCACGCCCGACAAGCCCCACACCGCCCACACGACAAACCCCGTGCCCATCGTCTACCTCGCGCCCGACGGCTCCGCGGGTGGGCGGTCGCTCCGGGCGGGCGGGTCGCTCTGCGATCTCGCGCCGACGCTGTTGGAACTCGTCGGCGTCGACCAGCCGGCGGCGATGACGGGCGAGTCGCTCCTCGAATAG